TCGGCTAGGTTTGCCGTGAGAAGGCCAGACTACGCGAGAGATTTGGCGTGTGTAGTTTATGTTGTTGGTAATTACGGTGGAGTGTGGTTAGATTATCAGCTTTTTTAGATGCATAGGGCATCGAAGGAGCGGTGGATATGAGCTCCTACGGCAAAACTACTGCGCCTTGAGCAACGTCAGAGGAGCCGGCCCCGCTGAGAATACATTTTATTTTCTCTAGCCGATTAATTCCAATAATTAATGAGGGCTAATGCACCCCGGGAGCAGCTGCCAAGATGGAAGTTTGTAGCAAATAGGACGCCTTCCATCAAAGGGAAACTACGGCCAACTCCGCTCTGGTTGGCCGGCGATGCATGACGAGGCCAATGGACAGCTCGGTGCTACACAAATGAATCAAGGAGAACATATTAACAGACCAGCAACGTGCTAGGAGGCCAACAGGAGCATTACCTGGTGTTGACCGGCGGGCAAATGACATCATATATGTTTTTGTCCAACCAAGGTAACCCTCCAAACAGTGCCCTGATAGTCATATATTCCTTAATGTTTTGGCCTGGAAACAAGTTTAGTTGCAACTCTTTTGCTATCATGTTTTCCAAATTTCGTTCACTAGGGTTCCTTTCTTATTATCATCTTCCGGATATATATTAGGGCAAACGGATATATATTTGCTTCTTTTATTAGCATTCCGACAACACTCCAGCATAGACTCGTCGTGATACCTGGACGTGGGCTGGTAAACGGAGGTAACAGGGAGCCTCAACATCAGGACATCAAGAAGgaagctgatgatgatgatgagtacgACCATCTTGGCATGGATTGCTGCGGCTGCCATGCCCATGTCCAGCAACATGTTGTCGTGCCAGTGCTGCAACCTTCTACTCCAAACACGGTCGCAAGCAATGTGATCATGAAGTTCTGGGATACTTAACATTCCCTATATTTTTCTAGCAATGTCTTAGTTAAGACGTAGATGCAAGGGCTCATATAAATCTCAATGAATTTATATTAGTTACCATGATAATTTGATTGTATATATGAGCATATCCGAATCATTTTAGGCTTATAATGGCATTTCCTTTAATGATTTATTTATAGAGTATTACAATGGTGACGATGGAGGGATTCTTATCTTTTTGTATACCATGTATTTTTGGTGTTTTATACCTTCACTGCGGGTCTCTAAATCTAAGAGAAAAAAGGTTATTTTCATTTTCTTTACTTCACTATGTTTCGTATACTTACAGTATGTTCTTTTTTTTGAGGGACTTACAGTATGTTCTTGTAACTGCATGATGGTAGCACTTGTTTTTTCTTTCTATTTGTTTCCTTTTATCCAAAATTTTAACTGAACTAGATAGGATGCCACATACTATTTTGCCTCTTTTGCGGGATTGCATGCTGATAAACTTATGAAACATATGGTATTAGGTGTGCATCTAATGAGATGGTGTGGTTGATTGAGATGATGCTAGAGTCACGCAGCGTGGCAACGAGACACTACAATAGTCATATTTTTccttgcaattttatttgaactTGATAAATACATGACTATTGTCGTGTCTGAAACCGAGCTCAAATAATCCTAAGTGAATGCAAGCTTTAGTTAGTCTTTGGTttccagtcatcttatatgttcTTATTTCTCATGTTGTAGTACGACACATAGAATAATTTCATAATACCATATTTCAGTTACTTCCTATGTCACCAGAAAATGCAGTGGAGAAGAAGCCGGTTCACCACATGATCATTTATTTTGTTATTGTTTTTTAATAATTCTCCGTTGCATGTATAATCACAAAAAATAAAACACCTCCTTTCAGCATCCAAAGTTCAGATCTTGCACAAGCATCCCTGGGACACATGCTTCTGTACCTCAATTAACTTTGTTTTGACTCAATAACCTCCTCAGATAATGTGAAAGTGAAAAGGACGAAGAACATCATTTGGCAATGAGTCGAAAGAAGTGTGCAAAATGGAAACAGGAATCACTAACTTATAGTAGCCAAGTCATGCATGCTTGCTTGTTTATAATGCCATGAAAAGTAAGACATGCTACATTTTCGCACATTAGAAATTCTTATCTTTTCAAACATCTTCTTTAGTTAATTCTTCAACACAATGATGTAAGTACCCGTCACTTCTCATCTTTTGTGAATGACATTTGATTTTCTCACAATTGTTCTTTGCTATTTTTTTGGGTACAGAAACGGTCCATTTTACTTGTATTAAAGTGACATTTATGTGTAATGATACTTGCATCTGTGTGTTTTCGGAGAATGGAGAAAAAAATTGGTGATTGACTGTCCCGACAAGGGGATTCTAATTTTGATTGGCTCTTACTTAAATAATATGATCTGCAAAGTTCAAATGGTTGTATATTCGACCCATACTAGGAGTCTAGAAGTGATACTTTTGTGAGGAGTACTGAAACATGACTGGGTCAAGCGAGACGGAGAACGATGGATGAGTGAAAGAGATCAGAAAAGGTATTCACTCCCGACCACCTCATGCATACATGTGTAAGAGCTTGTCACCTCATACATATCTCTTGTAGCTATATAGGGCTCTTTTCGTATTCTAGGAAATTTTCAAATTATGTTTTACTAGGGATGTAAGTATCAGATGCTAGATATGTGATCTACTGATCTGTGTGATCTTTAGAGATTTTAGACTTTCAGGATTCAACCATCAGTTGTCTTCCTCgaatatttctttatttttgtAGGGCAGTCTGTTCTTTTTTTAAGTCCTTGAAGCGCCATTCAGAACATGTGATCATGGTTCTCAAATTCATGTGAAATACATTCCTTTGATCTCAGTTTTATAGGGAAATTAACATGATCTCATTTTTATCATACTGACAATATATTATGTTATACAATAAAATACTGCTTGTAGCTATACATGGCTCTTTTCGTattctttgaaattttcaaattataTTTTACTAGGTCTGttctttaaaaaaaaatcctTGAAGCGCCATTTAGACCATATGATTGTGGTTGTCAAATTCATGTGAAATACATACCTTTCATCTCAGTTTTATCATGCTGACAATATATTATGTTATACAAGGTGATCCACAACATAGCTTGCAGCCTCCGAGAGCTCAGGAAGATGTGGAGATGATTATAGCTTGAAACATTGTGACTTTTTTCACTTAGTGGTCATGTAACATACAGTGGTAACAATGAATTCTTGCTCATTTGGTAAAACTTACATCTTAACTTGTCATGATAATTAACCATTGGCTATTCGATGATTAGCACTGTAATTAGTTATCTACCTTCCATGTTGCTCTTATTATTGTTGATCAAGCGAATTGGTTATTGCAAGCAGTTCAAGCTGATTAAAAGTTAATGTGGCTCGTTGTAAGTAATGATGAGGTTGGTTGAGTTGCTTTTCCATAACTACATGTATGTACATTTCTTGGACTATTGTGAATCAAACCACTTTCTACAGTTTCCAAATGCTGATGTTATCTGCACAAACTAACTATTAATCCATGTGCAACATATTTCATATTATTATCTTTTTCCAGGGAGCAACAACTTGCATATAACCTCAGTGTATTTCAGTCAATCTGCTCTTTTCATAAATGTAATGATGATGCAATATGTGATCCTCCATTTTTTTAATTTGTGTTTTTTTATAAGTTGTCTGAAATGGTTTGTCTCCTTTTTGTTTTATTCATCACCTGTCAACATTACTTTCCATTTCTCAAGATTTATATGCTCAATGTACACAGTAAATGACCAGTGTGTGGTGAGGTTGTGTAATGAATTTCGATCAGGTAAACTGTGGTTCCTTGGTATGTAAATGGTGTCTCCGGTGGGTGTGTGGATTTTTTTCTTCTAGATTACTTGATACAGGCTACTTGGTAAATCTTTGTAGAGTGAAAGCATAAAAAGAGAACCACCCTACTTCTGTCATTTTTTGTTTGCCTCAGTAGGTGAAACCCTTGCCTCTTATAGTACTTGTATCAGAAGACTGGAGCTATCTCAAAACTACTTAAACTCCATCCCTTTATCATGAAAAAAATACTTGTATATTCAAGATTACTGAGTGCGCCcgcgggtgcacgcggctgcggCCAGCAGGCACACGCGGTGGCTGCGCGAGGTCGTCAGGCGCCTCCCCCACTGTCGTCCACGCTGGTAGTAGCCTCCTCTGCTCTCCCTGTCATCATCGCGAGGTACGAGAGAGAAAGAAAGATTGGGTGGTTGCAGGTGGGACCGAGCGTGGTACCCGGGCGTGACCGGACCCCCTCCCGCCCCAGATTTGAGGTGGTTCTGAGGTATGTCGGCCAGTCCGGATGTTTAGGGATAAAGTGAGGGTCTGGTTGGGTAACTCTTTCTTGACCGGGTGGACGGTTAAGACATTTAGGGAGAAAGTAGGGGTtttggttgtagatgctctaagttATTAAGAAGCTAAGAAATTGATAGATCAATCTATGGACCTATTGTTGAGGAGGTAAAGGATTCCATGCGATCAAGGGAGGAGTTTAGAGTGGCAGGGGTGAGACGCTCGGCTAATGGAGCTGCTCATTGGCTAGAGAAGAAGGCTTGTGCGAATCATTCTATTGTTCGTGATGTTTTGGACTCGGaacatgcttagatgaataaataCAACACAAGCCACTTCAACTAAGAAAAACTTTAGTTGGAATGGGTTGTGTTTTATTTATTCATCTATCTGAGTCCAAAACATCACAAATACAATCCATATAACATTATTGTGTTTGATTGTATGATGTGTGTTAGCTGATTATCAGAAAAATTGTGTTAGCTGAGACGACACTATTCTTAGTTATTTTAGCTCCATGAATAGCATCTTAAATTTTGCcaaaagcccgtggcaacgcacgggcattctactagttAGTGATTACTTGTCAGTTTTGTAGAAGCGTAATATGATTAGTGATTGCTTGCAGGGAGGTGGTATTCTTTTCCGGTGATTCGAACGTTAACTCTTTGAGAAAAGGCCAGGAATAAAACTCATGGACAACCTGCATAAGTGCATATGACCCCCATCCCACATGCACACCTTAGGGTTTTTCTTTTACCTGGTACAATCGAAATCGCTCACACACACGAGCATACACTCACATCTATAAGTGCATGCACGTACACCTTACCTCTATGAGCATCTATAAAAGAATGAACCGGCAAATCATCATGAGATTGACAAAGTCGTCATAGACGCCTTCGTAGTCGTCGGGACCGTCTTCTCCTACTGTAGGCACATCGCTGCAAGGTCTGGAATAAATACAAGAAAATGCAAGCACCAATGTCAAGCCTAGAACTTAAAATCTGGTCGGCTGAGGATACCACTGCCCTCGCCACACATTAGATTTCAAGTGTATCTagtatactactccctccattcactATTGTAAGATGATTTGAATATTTGAATATAAACTATATATAAGAACCGAAATGAGTGAACAAATACACCAAAACGTGTGTACATACATTTGATTTGAAAAAAATTATACATCTTAGTGAATAGATGGAGTTACGACGCCTGCCTATATTTATAGTAGGACTGAATTTTTAAATAGGCAGGCATGATTTCTACTCCTAATGCCGTACGTCGTTTCGTTCTCTCCTACCCTCCCCCTCCCATCGAACGAGAGGCCACCCCTCGATCCAATCCCACTTCCACcgattttttttttgatttttttttttatTAACCGAGACAATCCCCAAATAAACCCCACAAAGGCCAAACAATATTAACCGATAGCATCCTTTCCAAACAATATTATCCTTTCCAAACAATATTTTCCATACACAATAGGAATCAAATATTAACCTATGGCATCCTTTCCAAACAATATTATCCTTTCCAAATAATACTTTTCATACACAACAGGAATCAAATCGCCCGAGCACGATTCGCCCGTTCATGTCCTTGGCGAAGCCGCTCAGGAGATCGCTCGACCGCACCACGACGCCGCCTTCATGTGCCTGCTGCTCCACCTTCCGGACAAGCTCGGCCACCTCCTCGCGCACGCCGCGGTAGGCGCTCACCCTGGCGGGGCTCAGCAGGTGGGGCACGACGATCGTGCGTACACCGCGCCAGTAGGCGTCGTGGGGGGCGAAGGCGATGTCCGTGCAGCCGTAGAGGAGCCACCGCGGGATGGCGAGCGCGGGCCGGTTGGCGAAGGCGTGGTCCTGCGGCTGCAGCACCTCGCGCGCCACGTTCGCGGACGAGACGACCAGGGTGGGCAAGGGGCCGAGGCGGAGCAGCATGACGGGCCTGTGCGCCGTGGCGAGTGCGTGCAGGGCATGGTGCGGGAGCGCGCCGGGCTGGTGGAGGTTGCCAACGATCGGGAGACCCCGCGAGGACGGTGGGAGGCGGTGCGCGGGAGGTTTTCTGGTTCGCGTTATGCTACGCACTAGCAGCAGTAGAATGCTTGAGACGGCCAGGAGGACTAGCGTGGGCACGGTGAGTTCCGGGCAACCATGCATGGTATTTGTATTTTGACTTGTGCATGGTATTT
The Aegilops tauschii subsp. strangulata cultivar AL8/78 chromosome 3, Aet v6.0, whole genome shotgun sequence genome window above contains:
- the LOC109749984 gene encoding cytochrome P450 71A1-like translates to MLLRLGPLPTLVVSSANVAREVLQPQDHAFANRPALAIPRWLLYGCTDIAFAPHDAYWRGVRTIVVPHLLSPARVSAYRGVREEVAELVRKVEQQAHEGGVVVRSSDLLSGFAKDMNGRIVLGRFDSCCV